One window of the Rosa rugosa chromosome 3, drRosRugo1.1, whole genome shotgun sequence genome contains the following:
- the LOC133736938 gene encoding uncharacterized protein LOC133736938: MKVKVISRSTDEHTKERSQDLQRVFHNYDPAIRPQEKAVEYVRALNAAKLDKIFAKPFVGAMDGHIDAISCMAKNMNHLVGIFSGSMDGDIRHWDIASRRTLHQFPGHQGAVRGLAVSTDGRVLVSCGTDCSVRLWAVPISTAMELDVSSDKSVEPLETYVWKNAFRSVDHQWNFDRFATGGAGVDIWNHNRSAPEQSLEWGTDTVISVRFNPGQPDLLATSASDRSIALYDLRMGKPTAKLIMATKTNSICWNPMEPFNFTAANEDCNCYSFDSRKLNAATCVHKDHVSAVMDIDYSPTGREFVTGSYDRTVRIFQYNGGHSREIYHTKRMQRVFCVKFSCDASYVISGSDDTNLRLWKAKASEQLGVLLPREKKRHEYHEAVKNRYKHLPEVKRIVRHRHLPKPIYKATGLRRTMIEAEQRREEKRKAHSAPGSITSKPLRQRRIVRVEE; the protein is encoded by the exons ATGAAGGTGAAAGTAATATCTCGATCCACAGATGAACATACCAAGGAACGAAGCCAAGACCTCCAG AGGGTGTTCCACAATTACGACCCCGCCATTCGACCCCAAGAGAAGGCCGTTGAGTATGTTCGGGCTCTTAATGCCGCCAAATTAGACAAG ATTTTCGCAAAGCCGTTTGTTGGAGCAATGGATGGGCATATAGATGCTATTTCGTGTATGGCAAAAAACATGAACCACTTGGTAGGAATATTCTCCGGCTCAATGGATGGAG ATATTCGGCATTGGGATATAGCTTCCAG GCGCACACTTCATCAGTTTCCTGGCCACCAAGGTGCTGTGCGAGGTTTAGCAGTCTCTACAGATGGACGTGTTCTTGTCTCTTGTGGAACTGATTGCAG TGTCAGGCTCTGGGCCGTACCTATTTCTACTGCAATGGAGCTAGATGTCTCATCTGACAAGTCTGTTGAG CCGCTAGAAACTTATGTTTGGAAGAATGCATTTCG GTCTGTTGATCACCAATGGAATTTTGATCGCTTTGCCACAGGTGGAGCTGGTGTAGACATATGGAACCACAACAG GTCTGCACCGGAACAGAGTTTGGAATGGGGAACAGACACAGTTATATCTGTCCGGTTTAATCCTGGACAGCCTGATCTTTTGGCAACATCCGCAAG TGATCGCAGCATAGCACTATATGACTTACGCATGGGGAAACCAACAGCGAAGCTTATCATGGCG ACAAAAACCAATTCTATTTGTTGGAACCCAATGGAGCCATTCAACTTCACTGCT GCAAATGAGGACTGCAACTGCTATAGCTTTGATTCTAGAAAGCTTAATGCAGCAACGTGTGTGCACAAAGATCATGTTTCTGCTGT gatgGATATAGATTATTCTCCAACTGGTAGAGAATTTGTAACTGGGTCTTATGATAGAACA GTGAGAATTTTCCAGTATAATGGTGGTCACAGCCGGGAGATTTATCATACAAAGAGAATGCAAAG GGTGTTTTGTGTCAAGTTCAGCTGTGATGCTAGTTATGTTATTTCTGGGAGTGATGACACGAATCTTAGGCTTTGGAAGGCTAAAGCATCAGAACAGTTGGGAGTT CTTCTTCCaagggaaaagaaaaggcaTGAATATCACGAAGCTGTCAAGAATCGCTACAAGCACCTCCCTGAAGTCAAGCGTATAGTGAG GCACAGGCACTTGCCGAAACCAATATACAAGGCAACTGGTCTCCGGCGTACTATGATCGAAGCCGAGCAaaggagagaagagaagaggaaagctCACAGTGCCCCAGGAAGCATTACATCAAAGCCATTACGGCAAAGAAGAATTGTCCGTGTTGAGGAGTGA
- the LOC133736597 gene encoding kinesin-like protein KIN-7E isoform X2: MGAIGREDLVKWEKMQGASAREEKILVLVRLRPLNEKELASNEVSDWECINDTTILYRNTLREGSTFPNAYTFDKVFRGDCPTRQVYEEGAQQIALSVVNGINSSIFAYGQTSSGKTYTMNGITEFTVAEIFDYIHRHEERAFVVKFSAIEIYNEAVRDLLSTDNTPLRLLDDPERGTIIEKITEETLRDWSHLKELLSICEAQRQIGETLLNEKSSRSHQIIRLAIESSAREFLGKGNSTTLAASVNFVDLAGSERASQSLSAGTRLKEGCHINRSLLTLSTVIRKLSKGRHGHINYRDSKLTRILQPCLGGNARTAIICTLSPARSHVEQTRNTLLFACCAKEVTTKAQVNVVMSDKALVKQLQKELARLESELRTPGPPSSASDYVALLKKKDLQIEKMDKEIRELTKQRDLAQSRVEDLLRMVGNDNDSRQTTDSHHPKWQAGDMSDDEYSVSESSGIADPRYSNGVRKFNNPHFEDRDGESSPEESYTQLPGNSKDQSLEDTAKGTAQDTDDYCKEVCCIEMEESSRDRTVGNEGAFSLTLNGDTSVAGQEMITPMNAARDSSRMQNGFAYGALEQRLQELRTTNDSLRSSYPVESLPNAISADMLSSRSLKLTRSWSCRESLMTGSSSPDIGERTPTNGFEKSFPGRPEGFGRKFALSSYDSSIRLSRNDSQSSIGSAVDELGAQSTADGDITSVHTFVTGLKKMARKLEFDKQIVNSEDHETGAAGKFEKSVKDVGIDPMLEVSEIPDWPLEFERQQKAIFELWETCYISVVHRTYFFLLFKGDPTDSIYMEVELRRLSFLKETYSRGDQAVEDGQTLTLASSKRAIARERQMLSKLMQRRFSERERKRLFEKWGIALDSKRRRLQLANRLWSNTQDMNHVMESASIVAKLVRFVEQGQALKGMFGLSFASPKAKRRSFGWKNSTASII; encoded by the exons ATGGGGGCAATTGGTAGGGAAGACCTGGTGAAGTGGGAGAAGATGCAGGGAGCTAGTGCTCGCGAAGAGAAGATTTTAGTTTTGGTCAGGTTGAGGCCCTTAAATGAGAAGGAGCTTGCATCGAATGAAGTATCAGATTGGGAATGCATCAATGACACCACCATCTTATACCGAAACACGCTGCGGGAAGGGTCTACATTTCCAAATGCCTATACATTTG ACAAAGTATTTCGAGGTGATTGCCCTACAAGACAGGTTTATGAAGAAGGGGCCCAACAAATTGCTCTTTCAGTTGTCAATGGTATCAACT CTAGTATTTTTGCATATGGTCAAACAAGCAGTGGGAAAACGTACACCATGAATGGTATCACAGAGTTTACAGTAGCGGAAATATTTGACTATATACATAGG CATGAGGAAAGAGCTTTTGTTGTTAAGTTTTCAGCGATTGAGATATACAATGAAGCTGTTCGAGACCTTCTAAGCACAGATAATACTCCACTTAGGCTACTAGATGATCCTGAG CGTGGGACTATTATAGAGAAAATCACTGAGGAAACTTTGAGGGATTGGAGCCATTTGAAGGAGCTTCTTTCTATTTGTGAAG CTCAAAGACAGATAGGGGAGACCTTATTGAACGAAAAAAGTTCCAGATCACATCAAATTATTAGATTG GCAATCGAAAGTTCTGCTCGTGAGTTCTTAGGCAAAGGAAACTCAACCACCCTTGCAGCTAGTGTG AATTTTGTAGACTTGGCAGGCAGTGAGCGTGCATCTCAGTCATTATCAGCTGGGACAAGATTAAAAGAAGGCTGCCACATCAATCGCAGTTTGCTAACTCTTAGCACTGTTATACGCAAGCTAAG TAAAGGAAGACATGGACACATCAACTACAGAGATTCTAAGCTGACACGCATACTGCAGCCTTGCTTGGGTGGTAATGCTAGAACTGCCATTATTTGCACTTTGAGCCCTGCACGAAGCCATGTTGAGCAAACTAGAAACACCCTTTTGTTTGCTTGTTGCGCAAAAGAAGTGACTACAAAAGCGCAGGTCAATGTAGTCATGTCAGACAAGGCCTTAGTTAAGCAATTGCAAAAAGAGCTAGCTAGATTGGAAAGCGAGCTGAGGACACCCGGCCCTCCTTCCTCAGCTTCTGATTATGTAGCATTACTCAAAAAGAAAGATCTTCAGATTGAAAAG ATGGATAAGGAAATCAGAGAGCTGACAAAGCAACGAGATCTTGCTCAATCACGGGTGGAGGACTTATTGAGGATGGTTGGAAATGATAATGACTCAAGACAA ACTACAGATAGTCATCATCCTAAATGGCAAGCCGGGGATATGTCGGATGATGAATATTCAGTATCCGAGTCATCAGGCATTGCCGATCCTCGTTATTCAAATGGCGTCAGAAAGTTCAATAATCCACATTTTGAAGACAGAGACGGTGAGAGCAGTCCTGAGGAGTCGTACACCCAGCTTCCAGGGAACTCTAAAGACCAGAGTCTAGAGGATACTGCCAAAGGAACTGCACAAGACACTGATGACTATTGCAAAGAGGTTTGCTGTATTGAGATGGAGGAGTCAAGCAGGGACAGGACTGTTGGAAATGAAGGAGCATTCTCCTTGACATTAAATGGGGATACAAGTGTAGCTGGTCAAGAAATGATAACCCCCATGAATGCAGCTAGAGACAGCAGTAGGATGCAAAATGGTTTTGCATATGGCGCGTTAGAGCAGAGACTACAAGAATTACGAACAACAAATGATTCTCTGCGTAGTTCTTACCCTGTTGAATCACTTCCAAATGCCATTTCAGCAGATATGTTGAGTTCTAGAAGCCTTAAGTTAACCAGGAGTTGGAGTTGTAGAGAAAGCCTCATGACTGGCTCATCTTCTCCTGATATAGGAGAGAGAACCCCGACTAATGGGTTTGAAAAAAGTTTTCCTGGGAGACCTGAAGGTTTTGGGAGGAAGTTTGCTCTCTCAAGTTATGATTCCAGTATAAGGTTGTCAAGAAATGATTCTCAGTCTTCCATTGGGAGTGCTGTGGATGAGCTTGGGGCACAGAGTACTGCAGACGGGGATATTACTAGCGTCCATACTTTCGTCACAGGACTAAAGAAAATGGCCAGAAAGCTTGAGTTTGACAAGCAAATTGTCAACAGTGAG GACCATGAAACAGGAGCAGCTGGAAAGTTTGAAAAGAGTGTGAAAGACGTAGGAATTGATCCAATGCTTGAAGTATCAGAAATTCCTGATTGGCCTCTAGAATTTGAGAGACAGCAAAAGGCCATATTTGAACTTTGGGAAACTTGCTACATATCAGTGGTCCACAGAACCTACTTTTTCTTGCTATTCAAAGGTGATCCTACGGATTCCATTTACATGGAGGTAGAGCTCAGGAGACTTTCTTTCCTAAAGGAAACTTATTCCCGTGGAGATCAGGCTGTGGAAGATGGTCAGACTTTGACTTTGGCTTCAAG CAAGAGAGCTATTGCTCGTGAGAGACAGATGTTAAGCAAGCTGATGCAGAGAAGGTTTTCAGAACGCGAGAGGAAGCGTCTCTTTGAGAAGTGGGGTATTGCACTGGACTCAAAGCGCAGAAGGCTGCAGCTAGCCAACCGCCTATGGAGTAACACACAGGATATGAACCACGTAATGGAGAGTGCTTCCATCGTTGCAAAGCTGGTCAGGTTCGTAGAGCAAGGGCAGGCCCTCAAGGGAATGTTTGGGCTTAGTTTTGCGTCCCCAAAGGCAAAGCGTAGATCCTTTGGATGGAAAAATAGCACAGCATCTATTATATAA
- the LOC133736597 gene encoding kinesin-like protein KIN-7E isoform X1 yields MGAIGREDLVKWEKMQGASAREEKILVLVRLRPLNEKELASNEVSDWECINDTTILYRNTLREGSTFPNAYTFDKVFRGDCPTRQVYEEGAQQIALSVVNGINSSIFAYGQTSSGKTYTMNGITEFTVAEIFDYIHRHEERAFVVKFSAIEIYNEAVRDLLSTDNTPLRLLDDPERGTIIEKITEETLRDWSHLKELLSICEAQRQIGETLLNEKSSRSHQIIRLAIESSAREFLGKGNSTTLAASVNFVDLAGSERASQSLSAGTRLKEGCHINRSLLTLSTVIRKLSSKGRHGHINYRDSKLTRILQPCLGGNARTAIICTLSPARSHVEQTRNTLLFACCAKEVTTKAQVNVVMSDKALVKQLQKELARLESELRTPGPPSSASDYVALLKKKDLQIEKMDKEIRELTKQRDLAQSRVEDLLRMVGNDNDSRQTTDSHHPKWQAGDMSDDEYSVSESSGIADPRYSNGVRKFNNPHFEDRDGESSPEESYTQLPGNSKDQSLEDTAKGTAQDTDDYCKEVCCIEMEESSRDRTVGNEGAFSLTLNGDTSVAGQEMITPMNAARDSSRMQNGFAYGALEQRLQELRTTNDSLRSSYPVESLPNAISADMLSSRSLKLTRSWSCRESLMTGSSSPDIGERTPTNGFEKSFPGRPEGFGRKFALSSYDSSIRLSRNDSQSSIGSAVDELGAQSTADGDITSVHTFVTGLKKMARKLEFDKQIVNSEDHETGAAGKFEKSVKDVGIDPMLEVSEIPDWPLEFERQQKAIFELWETCYISVVHRTYFFLLFKGDPTDSIYMEVELRRLSFLKETYSRGDQAVEDGQTLTLASSKRAIARERQMLSKLMQRRFSERERKRLFEKWGIALDSKRRRLQLANRLWSNTQDMNHVMESASIVAKLVRFVEQGQALKGMFGLSFASPKAKRRSFGWKNSTASII; encoded by the exons ATGGGGGCAATTGGTAGGGAAGACCTGGTGAAGTGGGAGAAGATGCAGGGAGCTAGTGCTCGCGAAGAGAAGATTTTAGTTTTGGTCAGGTTGAGGCCCTTAAATGAGAAGGAGCTTGCATCGAATGAAGTATCAGATTGGGAATGCATCAATGACACCACCATCTTATACCGAAACACGCTGCGGGAAGGGTCTACATTTCCAAATGCCTATACATTTG ACAAAGTATTTCGAGGTGATTGCCCTACAAGACAGGTTTATGAAGAAGGGGCCCAACAAATTGCTCTTTCAGTTGTCAATGGTATCAACT CTAGTATTTTTGCATATGGTCAAACAAGCAGTGGGAAAACGTACACCATGAATGGTATCACAGAGTTTACAGTAGCGGAAATATTTGACTATATACATAGG CATGAGGAAAGAGCTTTTGTTGTTAAGTTTTCAGCGATTGAGATATACAATGAAGCTGTTCGAGACCTTCTAAGCACAGATAATACTCCACTTAGGCTACTAGATGATCCTGAG CGTGGGACTATTATAGAGAAAATCACTGAGGAAACTTTGAGGGATTGGAGCCATTTGAAGGAGCTTCTTTCTATTTGTGAAG CTCAAAGACAGATAGGGGAGACCTTATTGAACGAAAAAAGTTCCAGATCACATCAAATTATTAGATTG GCAATCGAAAGTTCTGCTCGTGAGTTCTTAGGCAAAGGAAACTCAACCACCCTTGCAGCTAGTGTG AATTTTGTAGACTTGGCAGGCAGTGAGCGTGCATCTCAGTCATTATCAGCTGGGACAAGATTAAAAGAAGGCTGCCACATCAATCGCAGTTTGCTAACTCTTAGCACTGTTATACGCAAGCTAAG CAGTAAAGGAAGACATGGACACATCAACTACAGAGATTCTAAGCTGACACGCATACTGCAGCCTTGCTTGGGTGGTAATGCTAGAACTGCCATTATTTGCACTTTGAGCCCTGCACGAAGCCATGTTGAGCAAACTAGAAACACCCTTTTGTTTGCTTGTTGCGCAAAAGAAGTGACTACAAAAGCGCAGGTCAATGTAGTCATGTCAGACAAGGCCTTAGTTAAGCAATTGCAAAAAGAGCTAGCTAGATTGGAAAGCGAGCTGAGGACACCCGGCCCTCCTTCCTCAGCTTCTGATTATGTAGCATTACTCAAAAAGAAAGATCTTCAGATTGAAAAG ATGGATAAGGAAATCAGAGAGCTGACAAAGCAACGAGATCTTGCTCAATCACGGGTGGAGGACTTATTGAGGATGGTTGGAAATGATAATGACTCAAGACAA ACTACAGATAGTCATCATCCTAAATGGCAAGCCGGGGATATGTCGGATGATGAATATTCAGTATCCGAGTCATCAGGCATTGCCGATCCTCGTTATTCAAATGGCGTCAGAAAGTTCAATAATCCACATTTTGAAGACAGAGACGGTGAGAGCAGTCCTGAGGAGTCGTACACCCAGCTTCCAGGGAACTCTAAAGACCAGAGTCTAGAGGATACTGCCAAAGGAACTGCACAAGACACTGATGACTATTGCAAAGAGGTTTGCTGTATTGAGATGGAGGAGTCAAGCAGGGACAGGACTGTTGGAAATGAAGGAGCATTCTCCTTGACATTAAATGGGGATACAAGTGTAGCTGGTCAAGAAATGATAACCCCCATGAATGCAGCTAGAGACAGCAGTAGGATGCAAAATGGTTTTGCATATGGCGCGTTAGAGCAGAGACTACAAGAATTACGAACAACAAATGATTCTCTGCGTAGTTCTTACCCTGTTGAATCACTTCCAAATGCCATTTCAGCAGATATGTTGAGTTCTAGAAGCCTTAAGTTAACCAGGAGTTGGAGTTGTAGAGAAAGCCTCATGACTGGCTCATCTTCTCCTGATATAGGAGAGAGAACCCCGACTAATGGGTTTGAAAAAAGTTTTCCTGGGAGACCTGAAGGTTTTGGGAGGAAGTTTGCTCTCTCAAGTTATGATTCCAGTATAAGGTTGTCAAGAAATGATTCTCAGTCTTCCATTGGGAGTGCTGTGGATGAGCTTGGGGCACAGAGTACTGCAGACGGGGATATTACTAGCGTCCATACTTTCGTCACAGGACTAAAGAAAATGGCCAGAAAGCTTGAGTTTGACAAGCAAATTGTCAACAGTGAG GACCATGAAACAGGAGCAGCTGGAAAGTTTGAAAAGAGTGTGAAAGACGTAGGAATTGATCCAATGCTTGAAGTATCAGAAATTCCTGATTGGCCTCTAGAATTTGAGAGACAGCAAAAGGCCATATTTGAACTTTGGGAAACTTGCTACATATCAGTGGTCCACAGAACCTACTTTTTCTTGCTATTCAAAGGTGATCCTACGGATTCCATTTACATGGAGGTAGAGCTCAGGAGACTTTCTTTCCTAAAGGAAACTTATTCCCGTGGAGATCAGGCTGTGGAAGATGGTCAGACTTTGACTTTGGCTTCAAG CAAGAGAGCTATTGCTCGTGAGAGACAGATGTTAAGCAAGCTGATGCAGAGAAGGTTTTCAGAACGCGAGAGGAAGCGTCTCTTTGAGAAGTGGGGTATTGCACTGGACTCAAAGCGCAGAAGGCTGCAGCTAGCCAACCGCCTATGGAGTAACACACAGGATATGAACCACGTAATGGAGAGTGCTTCCATCGTTGCAAAGCTGGTCAGGTTCGTAGAGCAAGGGCAGGCCCTCAAGGGAATGTTTGGGCTTAGTTTTGCGTCCCCAAAGGCAAAGCGTAGATCCTTTGGATGGAAAAATAGCACAGCATCTATTATATAA
- the LOC133739455 gene encoding RNA polymerase II C-terminal domain phosphatase-like 4 codes for MMSVATVSPILHNIDNLVGYLKRGRGLDSDYSDLGLLDHRAKRLKVLETDVGISQEARFAFDEKPMSSQVRFGYIPKGSVLGDDEIDRLRNENTRNLLLNHKKLHLVLDLDHTLLNTTFLDEMSPDEEYLKTQTQSHHSLQFVHIVDTPSGQLMTKLRPYIRTFLVQASQMFELSIYTMGTRDYALEMAKLLDPGNHIFGGRVISRNDSTETDRKSLDVLLARDSAVVILDDTKNVWTNDNRDNVILMPRYHFFRSSCQKFGLSNRKPYSELKTDEFDRYGGAYLANVLQLLGYIHTIFFNEVELRGWDLIDRDVRLVLKILKKEVLKDCKIVFSHVFPSNVEADTHPLWKMAEQLGATCSTQVDPSVTHVVAANARTQKSCWAVKEGKFLVNPQWIRTANFMWQKQPEDNFPCH; via the coding sequence ATGATGAGTGTGGCTACTGTCTCTCCGATTTTACATAATATTGATAACCTTGTTGGGTATCTCAAGAGGGGACGAGGGTTGGATTCTGATTACAGTGACCTAGGATTGCTAGATCACAGGGCCAAAAGGCTTAAGGTCTTAGAGACTGATGTGGGAATTTCACAAGAGGCAAGATTTGCTTTTGATGAAAAACCCATGTCTTCTCAAGTGAGATTTGGGTATATACCCAAGGGGTCAGTGCTTGGGGATGACGAAATTGATCGATTACGCAATGAAAACACTAGGAATTTATTGTTGAACCATAAGAAACTTCATCTGGTTCTTGATCTGGACCACACCCTGCTGAATACCACTTTCCTTGATGAGATGTCACCCGACGAAGAATATCTTAAGACCCAAACCCAATCTCATCATTCTCTGCAATTTGTTCACATTGTGGACACCCCCAGTGGGCAACTGATGACCAAGTTGAGGCCTTATATTAGGACCTTTTTAGTGCAAGCCAGTCAAATGTTTGAGCTCTCCATATACACAATGGGTACTCGAGATTATGCGCTCGAAATGGCTAAGCTGCTTGATCCCGGAAATCATATCTTTGGCGGTAGAGTCATATCGCGTAATGATAGCACAGAAACAGATAGGAAGAGTCTAGATGTCCTGCTTGCCCGAGATTCTGCTGTTGTGATCCTTGATGATACGAAAAATGTGTGGACAAATGACAACAGGGACAATGTAATACTGATGCCTAGATACCATTTCTTTAGATCTAGTTGTCAAAAGTTTGGCCTCAGTAATCGTAAACCTTATTCCGAGTTGAAGACCGATGAATTTGACCGGTATGGAGGAGCTTACCTTGCAAATGTACTTCAACTTCTTGGGTATATCCACACTATATTCTTTAATGAAGTTGAGTTACGGGGGTGGGATCTTATCGACAGAGATGTGAGGCTCGTCTTGAAAATCCTTAAGAAGGAAGTCTTGAAGGACTGTAAAATTGTTTTCAGCCATGTATTCCCCTCAAATGTCGAGGCTGATACTCATCCTTTGTGGAAGATGGCGGAGCAGCTAGGCGCTACTTGTTCAACACAAGTCGATCCATCAGTCACACATGTGGTTGCAGCAAATGCTCGAACACAGAAATCGTGTTGGGCAGTTAAAGAAGGAAAGTTTTTGGTGAATCCTCAATGGATTCGTACTGCAAATTTTATGTGGCAAAAGCAACCTGAAGATAATTTTCCCTGTCATTAG
- the LOC133737388 gene encoding uncharacterized protein LOC133737388 gives MQPPTSTSVGPDPSQPSTLNPKPTFASVPARDQPLGFAIDDLPLPSLNDGMVTVQISENSFLRGLDKCKTILVGKLLSPPNGIMPRAHELAQRLKLFWNSVSNWSVAPMGKGFFMLQFQSIDDMQRICSLGSISLNPGIMRLIKWTPDFSPSSYKNTFVQIWVRFWDLGFAYWDQQTLFEIARGIGTPIKLDPRTANRSIGLYARVLVDVDLSMPLRDKIKVARAQGLSTVASVEYESARSV, from the coding sequence ATGCAGCCCCCAACCTCCACCTCCGTCGGCCCAGATCCTTCACAACCATCGACCTTGAACCCTAAGCCTACTTTTGCATCAGTACCAGCCCGAGATCAGCCGCTAGGTTTCGCCATTGATGATCTCCCTCTGCCTTCGCTGAACGACGGGATGGTTACAGTTCAGATTTCTGAGAACTCCTTCCTCCGAGGTCTTGACAAATGCAAAACCATCCTAGTTGGTAAACTCTTGTCTCCCCCAAATGGTATAATGCCAAGAGCCCATGAACTTGCACAGCGTTTGAAGCTTTTCTGGAATAGTGTTTCAAACTGGTCTGTTGCTCCAATGGGTAAGGGGTTCTTCATGTTACAATTTCAGTCTATTGATGACATGCAACGAATCTGTTCACTGGGCTCCATCAGCCTCAACCCGGGCATCATGAGGCTGATCAAATGGACTCCAGACTTCTCCCCTTCATCGTATAAGAACACATTTGTGCAGATTTGGGTGCGGTTTTGGGACCTAGGTTTTGCTTATTGGGATCAACAAACTCTGTTTGAGATTGCTAGAGGAATTGGCACCCCAATTAAGCTTGACCCGAGAACAGCCAATAGGTCAATTGGACTTTATGCAAGGGTTCTTGTTGATGTGGATCTCTCAATGCCACTACGTGATAAAATCAAAGTAGCCCGAGCTCAGGGACTTTCAACTGTGGCCAGTGTTGAGTATGAGTCTGCCCGTTCTGTGTGA